The following proteins are encoded in a genomic region of Musa acuminata AAA Group cultivar baxijiao chromosome BXJ2-11, Cavendish_Baxijiao_AAA, whole genome shotgun sequence:
- the LOC135627551 gene encoding NDR1/HIN1-like protein 10: MSPHSATSRLTASLRPPDLQVGRNDFGHHNFKTTTTSPLGAMSNLTEVYYGPAVPSSNAYGSARRCSSCFCCSRGPGSLSAFLGLTILILAFIVFVSVLMFAFIPPGVDVYVNEASLAEFNYSSDSRNLKFRLSLAMSIRNPTERISIYFDNVEALASYDGCLFDFVVFSAFDLGHKSTANLSPTFQGAQILLGDSAATTYAREKGEGYYSIDVNVRAKLRLKGWVYKLRYNRPSIACRLKLPVPGSSGTFKATECPVYYF, from the exons ATGTCCCCGCACAGTGCAACGTCAAGGTTGACTGCAAGTCTCCGTCCACCGGATCTTCAAGTCGGCCGCAACGACTTCGGCCACCACAACTTCAAGACGACGACGACGTCTCCGCTTGGTGCAATGTCAA ATCTGACCGAAGTCTACTATGGGCCGGCGGTGCCCTCGAGCAACGCTTACGGCAGCGCTCGCCGTTGCTCCAGCTGCTTCTGCTGCAGCCGCGGCCCGGGCAGCCTCTCGGCTTTCCTTGGCCTCACCATCCTCATCCTCGCCTTCATCGTCTTCGTGTCCGTCCTCATGTTCGCCTTCATTCCTCCCGGCGTCGATGTCTACGTCAACGAGGCCTCCCTCGCCGAGTTCAACTACAGCAGCGACAGCCGCAACCTGAAGTTCAGGCTCAGCCTCGCCATGAGCATCCGCAACCCCACCGAGCGGATCAGCATCTACTTCGACAACGTGGAGGCGCTGGCGAGCTACGATGGCTGCCTTTTCGACTTCGTCGTTTTCTCCGCCTTCGACCTGGGTCACAAAAGCACGGCGAATCTCTCCCCGACGTTCCAGGGCGCACAGATCCTGCTGGGGGACTCGGCGGCGACGACGTACGCGAGGGAGAAGGGCGAGGGCTACTACTCCATCGACGTGAATGTGCGGGCGAAGCTGAGGCTCAAGGGGTGGGTCTATAAGCTCCGTTACAACCGGCCAAGTATCGCCTGCAGGTTGAAGCTTCCGGTGCCGGGGAGCTCCGGCACCTTCAAGGCCACGGAGTGCCCCGTGTACTACTTTTAA